In a single window of the Novosphingobium sp. IK01 genome:
- a CDS encoding polysaccharide biosynthesis tyrosine autokinase produces MHISIRGNPIWPKGAMVNTAIDFYRAPAGIVPAGVAEPRASSPAATDRIDVRRLIAMFRRRIGVFLGVVGAVLAVGMIITALQPRTYSARAEVTLNSKLQTVAPTSTNDKVEQSAIPSESFVDTQVSVVTSETNTAAVADALGLARDPRFAQAKGSDQGKTAASKESARDAAIAYLRKNVTAQRIGSTYGIAITFESRDPAEAARVANAFAEQYTLGALEQKRSGARDTTAVIASRLEQLRQQALADSAAAQRYRITHNLLSTTQGTLTEQEISSYNQEVTSARAQAAEDTARLQAARAQMQGNGNGGVGEASLSPVIGQMRAQQASLAGEFGALSSRYGPQYPDVLRAKAQLDFLNRQIAAETQRVIASLEAKARVSAQRLASLAGSLDASRGALAQNNAAMVGLQDLEKRAETSNALYESYLNRYKELTAREGTEQPDADMLHRADVPTAPSSPHVAINGILALALGIGLGIAAAFLAEMTFTGLTTGDDIEARLGVRYLGAIPVLQSVSRGTSHSPASALLEDPRSAFAESFRSLRASIAMNTTDARIIAITSALPAEGKTTTAICLARSMASTGDRILLIDGDLRRQGVSRFLRGDEGRPGLVEVLEGSATLDEAMVVDPATGLSILPISTDASDRAELVTGDEMDRLLAAARERFDAVIIDTAPVLPIADARLLLGKADASVFVVRWRRTPEAALRSALRLLPIDRVQLAGVALTRVDMRKQPRFDYGDAAFYRSYEHYYV; encoded by the coding sequence ATGCACATCTCGATCCGGGGCAACCCGATCTGGCCGAAGGGGGCAATGGTGAACACCGCAATCGACTTCTATCGCGCACCAGCCGGCATCGTGCCCGCTGGCGTGGCCGAACCGCGCGCCAGCTCGCCGGCGGCAACCGACCGCATCGACGTAAGGCGCCTCATCGCCATGTTCCGCCGCCGCATCGGGGTTTTCCTGGGCGTGGTCGGCGCGGTTCTGGCCGTGGGCATGATCATCACCGCGCTGCAACCGCGCACCTATTCGGCCCGCGCCGAAGTGACGCTCAACAGCAAGCTCCAGACCGTGGCGCCCACCAGCACCAACGACAAGGTCGAGCAATCGGCGATCCCGAGCGAAAGCTTCGTCGACACGCAAGTCTCGGTGGTCACCTCGGAAACCAACACCGCCGCCGTCGCCGACGCGCTGGGGCTGGCGCGCGACCCGCGCTTCGCGCAGGCAAAGGGCAGCGATCAGGGCAAGACCGCAGCCAGCAAGGAAAGCGCCCGCGACGCGGCGATTGCCTATCTGCGCAAAAACGTGACCGCGCAGCGCATCGGCTCGACCTATGGCATCGCCATCACCTTCGAAAGCCGCGACCCTGCCGAGGCCGCGCGCGTCGCCAATGCCTTTGCCGAACAGTACACGCTCGGCGCGCTCGAACAGAAGCGCTCGGGCGCGCGCGACACGACCGCGGTGATCGCCTCGCGGCTCGAACAGCTGCGCCAGCAGGCCCTCGCCGACAGCGCGGCGGCCCAGCGCTATCGCATCACCCACAATCTGCTCAGCACGACCCAGGGCACGCTGACCGAGCAGGAAATCTCGTCCTACAACCAGGAAGTGACCTCGGCCCGCGCCCAGGCCGCCGAAGATACCGCCCGCCTTCAGGCCGCGCGGGCGCAGATGCAGGGCAATGGCAATGGCGGCGTGGGCGAAGCCTCGCTCTCGCCGGTGATCGGCCAGATGCGCGCCCAGCAGGCCAGCCTCGCCGGCGAATTCGGGGCACTCTCGTCGCGCTATGGCCCGCAATACCCGGACGTGCTGCGCGCCAAGGCCCAGCTCGACTTCCTCAACCGCCAGATCGCCGCCGAGACCCAGCGCGTGATCGCCAGCCTCGAAGCCAAGGCCCGTGTTTCGGCGCAGCGGCTGGCCTCGCTGGCCGGATCGCTCGATGCCTCGCGCGGGGCGCTGGCGCAGAACAACGCGGCGATGGTCGGCCTTCAGGACCTCGAAAAGCGCGCCGAGACCTCGAACGCGCTCTATGAGAGCTACCTCAACCGCTACAAGGAACTGACCGCCCGCGAAGGCACCGAGCAGCCCGATGCCGACATGCTGCACCGCGCCGACGTGCCCACCGCGCCCAGCAGCCCGCACGTGGCGATCAACGGCATCCTGGCCCTTGCGCTCGGGATCGGGCTGGGCATCGCCGCGGCCTTCCTCGCCGAAATGACCTTCACCGGCCTGACCACCGGCGACGACATCGAGGCGCGGCTGGGCGTGCGCTATCTGGGCGCGATCCCGGTGCTCCAGTCGGTGTCGCGCGGGACCAGCCACAGCCCGGCCAGCGCCCTGCTCGAAGACCCGCGCTCGGCCTTTGCCGAAAGCTTCCGCTCGCTGCGCGCCTCGATCGCGATGAACACCACCGATGCGCGGATCATCGCGATCACCTCGGCCCTGCCCGCAGAAGGCAAGACGACGACCGCGATCTGCCTTGCCCGCTCGATGGCCTCGACCGGCGACCGCATCCTGCTGATCGACGGCGACTTGCGGCGCCAGGGGGTCAGCCGCTTCCTGCGCGGCGACGAAGGGCGCCCCGGTCTGGTCGAAGTGCTCGAAGGCTCGGCCACGCTCGACGAAGCCATGGTCGTCGATCCGGCGACGGGGCTCTCGATCCTGCCGATCTCGACCGACGCGAGCGACCGGGCCGAACTGGTCACCGGCGACGAGATGGACCGCCTGCTGGCCGCCGCGCGCGAGCGGTTCGACGCGGTGATCATCGATACCGCGCCGGTCCTGCCCATCGCCGATGCCCGCCTGCTGCTGGGCAAGGCCGATGCCTCGGTCTTCGTGGTGCGCTGGCGGCGGACGCCCGAGGCCGCGCTGCGCTCGGCCCTGCGCCTGCTGCCCATCGACCGCGTGCAACTGGCCGGTGTCGCGCTCACCCGCGTCGACATGCGCAAGCAGCCGCGCTTCGACTATGGCGATGCCGCGTTCTACCGCAGCTACGAGCACTACTATGTCTGA